One Lysinibacillus fusiformis genomic window carries:
- the yidD gene encoding membrane protein insertion efficiency factor YidD, with product MKYPFIWLIQLYRKFISPMTPPSCRFHPTCSSYGLEALQKHGAIKGLILTVIRISKCQPFHPGGFDPVPEKWPSKKK from the coding sequence ATGAAGTATCCCTTTATATGGCTCATTCAGTTGTACAGAAAATTCATCTCACCAATGACGCCACCATCGTGCCGCTTTCATCCGACATGCTCGTCTTATGGTTTAGAAGCTCTTCAAAAGCACGGTGCTATTAAAGGACTAATCTTAACTGTTATACGTATTTCAAAATGCCAACCGTTCCATCCAGGTGGCTTTGATCCTGTGCCCGAAAAATGGCCTTCGAAAAAGAAATAA
- a CDS encoding metal ABC transporter solute-binding protein, Zn/Mn family, producing MKKIFLFFLVTVLAVFTAACGDKSSTSKQSDTKDTLSIYTTVYPLSYFTERIGGDFVEVSSIYPPGANEHTFEPTQKDMMHLADADLFFYIGLGLEGFVENAKKTLAKEDVTMFATADHVSDEKLAVSTGHTHDEEGEAIHEHDHAATEEEHAHEEEGHSHEDHDHGNVDPHVWLSPVISQDLALAIKNELVEKMPAQEATFTANYEALVKELQDLDSEFKMMAEKAGEKTFFVSHAAFGYIAGEYGLTQVPIAGLNSQNEPSQKELTAIVDKANDLHIHYILFEQNVSSKLAEVIQKEVGAESLILHNLSVLTTEDVKNKETYFTLMHNNMETLNTALNAH from the coding sequence ATGAAAAAAATATTTTTATTTTTCCTAGTTACTGTTCTTGCTGTATTTACAGCAGCCTGTGGGGATAAATCGTCAACGTCCAAACAGTCAGATACAAAAGATACATTGTCCATTTACACAACGGTTTATCCACTCAGCTATTTTACTGAGCGAATTGGTGGCGATTTCGTTGAAGTGTCGTCTATTTATCCTCCTGGTGCTAACGAGCACACATTCGAACCTACTCAAAAAGATATGATGCACTTAGCAGATGCAGATTTATTTTTCTATATTGGGCTAGGACTTGAAGGCTTCGTCGAAAACGCAAAAAAAACATTGGCCAAAGAAGATGTGACAATGTTTGCTACAGCTGATCATGTATCCGATGAAAAACTAGCTGTCAGCACTGGTCACACGCACGATGAAGAAGGCGAAGCTATTCATGAACACGACCATGCTGCTACTGAAGAAGAGCACGCGCACGAGGAAGAAGGTCATAGTCATGAGGATCATGATCATGGTAATGTCGATCCCCATGTTTGGCTATCTCCTGTGATTAGCCAAGATTTAGCACTTGCCATAAAAAATGAATTAGTTGAAAAAATGCCAGCACAAGAAGCAACATTCACAGCTAATTACGAAGCATTAGTAAAAGAGTTACAAGACTTAGATAGCGAATTTAAAATGATGGCTGAAAAAGCTGGAGAGAAAACATTCTTCGTCTCACATGCAGCATTCGGTTATATTGCTGGTGAATATGGTCTAACACAAGTTCCGATTGCAGGTTTAAATTCACAAAATGAGCCTTCTCAAAAGGAATTAACTGCGATTGTTGATAAAGCTAATGACTTGCACATACACTATATTTTATTTGAACAAAACGTATCTTCTAAATTAGCAGAAGTAATCCAAAAAGAAGTTGGTGCGGAATCACTTATTCTGCATAACTTAAGCGTTTTAACAACTGAAGATGTAAAGAATAAAGAAACATACTTCACGCTCATGCATAACAATATGGAAACTTTAAATACAGCATTAAACGCGCATTAA
- a CDS encoding transglutaminase domain-containing protein, whose translation MRKYIYNVIIILFVLQMSHVQVFANYEQKTIATANSIETLQDQIQKEVKQFATEFDIRYTGDTSALKDELTELIKHAIKDPYYYANISSFRWKYDGYANNIVIEFQFTYHISQEEEDFVERTLTDIIAPMHGLSELKKLQAAHDFIVLTSEYSKETNGSQYSPYTLLTENKGVCQAYALVLFRMLEMLGFEVQYVTGEVGDQLHAWVLVKLEKAWYHIDVTWDDPLPDRQGEVRYNYFLLSDKQLAQDHTWDYAGYPAATSEDYAFLQQDSKVEVMTIPVAYSSLNNERGLSILGQNKLYMMQLEDQSSHLEKKYTHSDKPIQMVPYDMNKQIVFPRTLAYLPAIPTVEEVEVAHLVLTSIHRSEKSMPQEKLVIIKEVSHLAFGAPPFPRAC comes from the coding sequence ATGAGAAAATATATATATAATGTCATCATTATATTATTTGTTCTACAAATGAGTCATGTGCAAGTATTCGCAAATTATGAACAAAAAACGATTGCAACAGCTAATTCAATAGAGACACTACAAGATCAGATTCAAAAGGAAGTAAAGCAGTTTGCTACTGAGTTTGATATACGTTATACAGGTGATACATCAGCATTGAAAGATGAACTAACAGAGCTTATAAAACATGCAATAAAGGACCCTTATTATTATGCCAATATTTCTAGTTTTAGATGGAAGTATGATGGCTATGCCAATAATATTGTCATTGAATTTCAATTTACCTATCATATTTCTCAGGAAGAGGAGGATTTTGTAGAGCGGACATTGACGGATATTATTGCGCCTATGCATGGATTAAGCGAGTTGAAGAAATTACAGGCTGCACATGATTTTATTGTCCTCACTTCGGAATACTCGAAGGAAACGAATGGAAGTCAATACTCTCCCTACACATTGCTTACGGAAAACAAAGGGGTTTGCCAAGCATATGCTTTAGTGCTTTTTCGGATGTTAGAGATGCTAGGTTTTGAGGTGCAATATGTAACAGGAGAAGTAGGAGATCAACTTCATGCCTGGGTATTAGTGAAGTTGGAAAAGGCATGGTATCATATTGACGTTACATGGGATGATCCATTGCCTGATCGTCAAGGTGAAGTGCGTTACAACTATTTTCTACTTTCAGATAAACAGTTAGCACAGGATCATACATGGGATTATGCAGGTTACCCAGCAGCAACAAGTGAAGATTATGCATTTTTACAGCAGGACAGTAAGGTTGAAGTAATGACGATACCTGTAGCTTATAGTAGCTTAAATAATGAACGTGGCTTGTCTATTTTAGGGCAAAATAAGCTTTATATGATGCAATTAGAAGATCAGTCTAGTCACTTAGAAAAAAAGTATACACATAGCGACAAACCTATACAGATGGTTCCATACGACATGAATAAGCAAATTGTTTTTCCAAGGACATTAGCTTACTTACCAGCAATTCCAACGGTAGAAGAAGTTGAAGTTGCTCATCTAGTGTTAACAAGTATACACAGATCGGAAAAAAGTATGCCACAAGAGAAATTAGTCATAATAAAGGAGGTGTCCCATCTTGCTTTTGGGGCACCTCCTTTCCCACGTGCATGTTAA
- a CDS encoding o-succinylbenzoate--CoA ligase: MYPNWILQRAYLTPLRCALTYEGQTWTFQELNELSMKRARQLTALGVKQKDRIAIMGPSTSGLIVMIYACMHLQCEMVMLNRRLSKSEIAYQLEDSQAVTVIVADEDAKKLPTNSLAHHLFSAVEQSSEQAVDVAKEWSIAQTTSIMYTSGTTGFPKGVRQTVGNHQASATSSVLNLGLQADDTWLCAVPLFHISGFSILVRSLLYGNKVQLYEHFDVDTIAPNIIDGSATYMSVVAVTLERILSALEQRSAQASPHFKMILAGGGPVPMDYLKRARALHLAVAQTYGMTETSSQTATLASEDALHKIGSAGKPLFFNQIKILEPNAQGEGEICIRGPHVTPGYIGRFAQKSSTIEGWLHTGDVGYIDEDGYLYVVDRRADLIISGGENIYPAEIENVLLAHSAVKEAGVCGIDHERWGQVPIAFVVLKQQVSIEQLLAFCQINLAKYKIPKEIIVIDELPRNGAKKLLRRKLAELLPQERSLH, encoded by the coding sequence ATGTATCCAAATTGGATTTTACAGCGCGCATATTTAACGCCGTTACGTTGCGCTCTCACATATGAAGGACAAACTTGGACGTTTCAAGAATTAAATGAGCTTTCCATGAAACGTGCACGTCAATTAACAGCGCTTGGTGTCAAGCAAAAAGACAGAATTGCTATCATGGGGCCGAGCACATCTGGGCTTATTGTAATGATTTATGCATGTATGCATTTGCAATGTGAAATGGTGATGCTAAATCGTAGATTATCAAAGTCAGAAATTGCTTATCAACTAGAAGATTCGCAGGCTGTAACAGTGATCGTGGCAGATGAGGATGCAAAAAAATTACCGACAAATTCCTTAGCACATCATTTGTTCTCTGCTGTTGAGCAAAGTTCAGAGCAAGCCGTTGATGTTGCGAAAGAATGGTCTATAGCACAAACTACATCAATTATGTACACGTCTGGAACTACTGGCTTCCCAAAGGGCGTTCGTCAAACAGTTGGGAATCATCAGGCAAGTGCAACGTCCTCTGTATTGAATTTAGGTTTACAAGCCGATGATACATGGCTATGTGCTGTGCCACTATTTCATATTAGTGGTTTTTCAATTTTAGTACGATCGTTACTGTACGGCAATAAAGTGCAGCTTTACGAACATTTTGATGTGGATACTATCGCTCCAAATATTATCGATGGATCTGCGACTTATATGTCGGTGGTTGCTGTGACACTAGAACGAATTCTATCTGCTCTTGAGCAGAGAAGTGCACAAGCTTCACCGCATTTTAAAATGATACTGGCTGGTGGTGGCCCTGTACCAATGGATTATTTAAAGCGTGCAAGAGCTTTACATCTTGCAGTAGCGCAAACATATGGTATGACGGAGACTTCGTCGCAAACCGCTACACTTGCAAGCGAAGATGCTTTGCATAAAATTGGTTCAGCGGGGAAGCCATTATTTTTCAATCAAATTAAAATCTTAGAGCCAAATGCACAAGGAGAAGGGGAAATTTGCATTCGTGGGCCGCATGTAACACCAGGTTATATTGGTCGTTTTGCGCAAAAAAGTTCTACCATAGAGGGCTGGCTCCATACAGGCGACGTTGGTTACATAGATGAGGATGGCTATTTGTATGTTGTAGATCGTCGTGCTGATTTAATTATTTCTGGTGGAGAAAATATTTATCCTGCTGAAATTGAAAATGTACTTTTGGCTCATTCTGCTGTAAAGGAAGCGGGGGTCTGTGGCATCGATCATGAACGATGGGGCCAAGTACCAATAGCGTTTGTCGTTTTGAAGCAACAAGTATCAATTGAGCAATTACTAGCGTTTTGTCAAATTAATCTCGCTAAATATAAAATACCGAAAGAAATCATTGTTATCGATGAACTCCCACGCAATGGTGCCAAAAAGCTGCTACGAAGAAAATTAGCGGAATTACTTCCACAGGAAAGAAGCCTTCATTAA
- the menB gene encoding 1,4-dihydroxy-2-naphthoyl-CoA synthase, whose amino-acid sequence MTRQWTTLHTYEDIKYEFYNGIAKVTINRPEVRNAFRPKTVMEMIDAFSRARDDKNVGVIILTGEGEHAFCSGGDQKVRGHGGYVGDDEIPRLNVLDLQRLIRVIPKPVVAMVAGYAIGGGHVLHVVCDLTIAADNARFGQTGPKVGSFDAGYGSGYLARIIGHKKAREIWYLCRQYDAQQALDMGLVNTVVPYGQLEDETVQWCEEMLQMSPTALRFLKAAMNADTDGLAGLQQMAGDATLLYYTTDEAKEGRDAFKEKRQPDFGQFPRFP is encoded by the coding sequence ATGACACGTCAATGGACTACTTTACATACTTACGAAGATATTAAGTATGAGTTCTATAACGGTATCGCGAAAGTAACGATTAACCGTCCAGAAGTTCGCAACGCATTCCGTCCAAAAACGGTAATGGAAATGATCGATGCATTTTCACGCGCGCGTGATGACAAAAATGTTGGTGTTATTATTTTAACAGGAGAAGGAGAACATGCCTTCTGCTCAGGCGGTGACCAAAAAGTACGCGGGCATGGTGGCTATGTAGGGGATGATGAAATCCCACGATTAAACGTTCTTGACTTACAACGCTTAATCCGCGTGATTCCAAAACCAGTAGTAGCGATGGTCGCAGGTTATGCAATTGGTGGAGGCCATGTACTACACGTTGTATGTGACCTGACAATCGCAGCTGACAATGCTCGTTTCGGACAAACTGGACCAAAAGTTGGCTCATTCGATGCTGGTTACGGTTCAGGCTATCTTGCACGTATCATCGGTCATAAAAAGGCGCGTGAAATTTGGTACCTTTGCCGTCAATACGATGCACAGCAAGCACTTGATATGGGATTAGTTAACACAGTTGTTCCTTATGGGCAATTGGAAGACGAAACTGTTCAATGGTGTGAAGAAATGCTGCAAATGTCGCCAACTGCACTACGCTTCTTAAAAGCAGCGATGAACGCAGATACAGATGGCTTAGCAGGGCTTCAACAAATGGCTGGCGACGCAACACTTCTTTACTACACAACTGATGAAGCAAAAGAAGGTCGTGACGCATTCAAAGAAAAACGTCAACCAGACTTCGGTCAATTCCCAAGATTCCCTTGA
- the menH gene encoding 2-succinyl-6-hydroxy-2,4-cyclohexadiene-1-carboxylate synthase: protein MAKLKIRGIETHIDIWNEEAQQTIVALHGFTGSTETWRNLANAVPKVRVVAIDLVGHGQTAVPEQISRFSMLEQLYDLEEVFVQLQLEKFTLLGYSMGGRIALSYAIRYPARVEKLFLESASPGLRTSKERMERCERDDILAEKIAANGVKSFVKDWENIPLFDSQKRLPEMTREAIRTERLTQRKSGLVGSLRGMGTGKQPSNWSLLTQMDVPVMLITGALDEKFCQIALEMKALLKNAQHVTVNDVGHAIHVENPAEFATIVMEKLT from the coding sequence ATGGCAAAGTTAAAGATTCGAGGTATTGAGACGCACATCGATATATGGAATGAGGAAGCACAGCAAACGATCGTTGCTTTGCATGGTTTTACCGGAAGTACGGAGACGTGGCGAAATTTAGCGAATGCAGTGCCAAAAGTGCGGGTTGTGGCAATTGATTTGGTGGGGCATGGACAAACGGCTGTACCTGAACAAATTAGCCGCTTCTCCATGCTTGAACAATTGTATGATCTAGAAGAGGTATTCGTTCAATTACAGCTAGAAAAATTTACGTTGTTAGGTTATTCGATGGGTGGACGTATTGCATTATCCTATGCAATAAGGTATCCAGCACGTGTGGAGAAGCTATTTTTAGAAAGCGCTTCTCCAGGTTTACGGACATCTAAAGAACGTATGGAGCGTTGTGAGCGAGATGATATACTTGCTGAAAAAATTGCAGCAAACGGAGTGAAATCCTTTGTGAAGGATTGGGAAAACATCCCTTTGTTTGACTCGCAGAAGCGATTACCTGAAATGACACGCGAAGCTATTCGAACAGAGCGACTCACCCAAAGGAAAAGTGGTCTAGTAGGTAGCTTACGCGGAATGGGCACGGGTAAGCAACCTTCGAATTGGTCTCTTTTAACACAAATGGATGTGCCTGTAATGCTTATTACTGGCGCACTTGACGAAAAATTTTGTCAAATTGCACTAGAAATGAAAGCGTTATTAAAAAATGCGCAACATGTGACAGTAAATGACGTTGGACACGCAATTCATGTGGAAAATCCCGCTGAGTTTGCTACAATAGTTATGGAGAAATTAACGTAA
- the menD gene encoding 2-succinyl-5-enolpyruvyl-6-hydroxy-3-cyclohexene-1-carboxylic-acid synthase, producing MSERKILTDYVYKIVASLVQAGVRNVVVSPGSRSTPLAYAFASTKQLNMYRQVDERSAAFFALGVAKATAQPVVLLCTSGTAAANYYPAIVEASYARVPLIVMTADRPHELREVGAPQAINQPNLYGTHVKWSVDFPLPDDAAPTLPFIERHLARAVAIATSAPLGPVHINVPFREPLLIDFREELPEASFKQSSIAELKPSLATQQELASILRTTKRGFVVIGELALGTDLTILWDFVRQLKWPFIVESLSNMRSSVPEDCLPYIISTYDAIMKSEEFKALVQPETVLRLGSQPVSKFIMQFISKSQPQAYIVVDEDPMFRDSTGVSTHFIHASIGDWLAQLDIPETALEAEYLAEWQDANDIALEYIEHYTAGAIDEGAMVSRLLELIPNGSDIFVSSSMPIRDIDTFLMKTTKDLRIFANRGTNGIDGVVSTAMGFSQVNDRETYLLIGDLAFLHDVNGLIASRYQECKMTIIVMNNDGGGIFSYLPQSTVEAHYEDLFGTPTALEFRAIAHMYNMEYIRVEDISELFSKFSIVKKRPLRLLEIFTDREENVYAHRALWNLINAGLKAWQS from the coding sequence ATGAGTGAACGGAAGATACTAACTGATTATGTTTATAAAATAGTCGCATCATTAGTACAAGCTGGTGTACGAAATGTTGTCGTAAGCCCGGGGTCACGTTCGACACCACTTGCCTATGCGTTTGCATCAACAAAGCAGCTTAACATGTATCGCCAAGTTGATGAACGATCTGCCGCATTTTTTGCACTAGGTGTTGCTAAAGCTACAGCGCAACCTGTTGTTTTATTATGTACATCAGGGACAGCTGCAGCGAATTACTACCCAGCGATTGTAGAGGCAAGTTATGCACGTGTACCATTAATCGTAATGACAGCAGATCGTCCGCACGAATTACGAGAAGTAGGGGCACCCCAAGCGATCAATCAACCAAATTTATATGGCACACATGTAAAGTGGAGTGTTGACTTCCCACTACCAGATGACGCTGCACCGACACTGCCATTTATTGAGCGTCACCTTGCTCGGGCAGTTGCCATAGCGACAAGTGCACCGTTGGGACCAGTGCATATTAATGTACCGTTCCGCGAGCCATTGCTAATCGATTTTCGTGAGGAATTGCCTGAAGCATCATTTAAGCAAAGTAGCATTGCTGAGCTAAAGCCTTCCTTGGCAACACAGCAAGAGCTAGCGTCAATTTTACGCACGACAAAACGAGGCTTTGTAGTTATTGGTGAACTTGCACTCGGGACAGATTTAACAATCTTATGGGACTTTGTCCGTCAATTGAAATGGCCGTTTATTGTGGAGAGCTTATCAAATATGCGGTCATCTGTGCCAGAAGATTGTTTACCATACATTATTTCAACTTATGATGCGATTATGAAAAGCGAAGAATTTAAAGCGCTTGTTCAACCAGAAACGGTGTTACGTTTAGGTTCACAGCCTGTATCGAAATTTATCATGCAATTTATTTCGAAGTCACAGCCACAAGCTTATATAGTTGTGGATGAAGATCCGATGTTCAGAGATTCTACAGGTGTATCGACTCACTTTATTCATGCGAGTATTGGGGATTGGCTAGCACAGTTAGATATTCCTGAAACAGCGCTAGAAGCAGAGTATTTAGCGGAGTGGCAAGATGCCAATGATATAGCACTGGAATATATTGAACACTATACAGCAGGAGCAATTGATGAGGGCGCGATGGTGAGTCGTTTACTAGAGTTGATCCCTAATGGTAGTGATATTTTCGTTAGCAGTAGTATGCCAATTCGTGATATTGATACATTTTTAATGAAAACAACGAAAGATCTCCGTATTTTTGCTAATCGTGGTACAAATGGTATTGATGGTGTTGTATCCACAGCAATGGGCTTTAGTCAGGTGAATGACCGTGAAACCTATCTTCTCATTGGTGATTTAGCATTTTTACACGATGTCAATGGGCTCATAGCATCGCGCTATCAAGAATGTAAGATGACCATTATTGTTATGAATAATGATGGTGGTGGCATTTTCTCTTATCTCCCACAATCAACAGTAGAAGCACACTATGAAGATTTATTTGGCACACCAACGGCACTTGAATTCCGTGCTATTGCACATATGTATAATATGGAATATATCCGTGTTGAGGACATTTCGGAGCTGTTTTCGAAATTTAGCATAGTGAAAAAACGCCCGTTACGTTTACTAGAAATTTTTACGGATAGAGAAGAAAATGTCTATGCCCATCGTGCGCTTTGGAATCTTATAAATGCAGGGTTAAAGGCATGGCAAAGTTAA
- a CDS encoding isochorismate synthase: MQQKWYQATEIEVDSLGQNLHFYMETIEVSRLSALAFYAAGEERYKGERFYWQNREKTMTLVGLGHAHTIQNNAKNDRFDEVEAEWKHLTKNCVKGQAELQPILFGGFTFDPQNNVDGEWTDFPEAYFALATFQLVLRDDKAYVSIHLVTKEKQAQEQFEALRKVRDHLIHAAQVKELKTYSKPEMTSYFEPYKEPYLASIDQVTALIKEKKADKVVIARSLALQFKEQVASPQILSQIIHEQPESYLFGLERHELLFFGASPERLVKVENGHAYSSCVAGSIKRGKTADEDEAYGQSLLNDPKNGGEHQYVVDMIADIFRKNCFNVQIPNGPRLLKIRDIQHLYTPVEGQLDNDATILQLTKYLHPTPALGGVPRQEALAAIRKYEPMNRGLYAAPIGWMDAEGNGEFAVAIRSAALINDKAYLYAGGGIVADSEPQSEYDETLVKFRPMLRALGGQLHE; the protein is encoded by the coding sequence ATGCAACAGAAGTGGTACCAAGCCACAGAAATAGAAGTGGACTCTTTGGGCCAAAACCTTCATTTTTATATGGAAACAATCGAAGTAAGTCGCTTATCGGCGCTAGCATTTTATGCAGCAGGTGAAGAGCGTTATAAAGGTGAACGATTTTATTGGCAAAATAGAGAAAAAACAATGACATTAGTGGGATTAGGACATGCCCATACGATTCAAAATAACGCAAAAAATGATCGCTTTGATGAAGTAGAAGCGGAGTGGAAGCACTTAACGAAAAATTGTGTAAAAGGGCAAGCTGAGCTACAGCCCATTTTATTTGGCGGATTTACATTTGATCCACAAAATAATGTGGATGGGGAGTGGACGGACTTTCCTGAAGCGTATTTTGCACTAGCAACATTTCAGCTTGTTTTGCGTGATGACAAAGCGTATGTGAGCATACATCTTGTCACAAAAGAAAAGCAGGCACAAGAACAATTCGAAGCATTACGTAAAGTGCGTGATCATTTAATTCACGCCGCGCAGGTAAAAGAACTAAAAACGTATTCAAAGCCTGAAATGACAAGTTATTTCGAGCCGTATAAGGAGCCGTACCTTGCGTCGATTGACCAAGTGACAGCATTGATTAAGGAAAAGAAAGCCGACAAAGTCGTTATTGCACGATCACTTGCACTACAGTTTAAAGAGCAGGTAGCATCACCACAAATACTATCGCAAATTATTCACGAACAGCCAGAAAGTTATTTATTTGGATTAGAGCGTCACGAATTATTGTTTTTTGGTGCGTCACCGGAACGCTTAGTGAAAGTTGAAAATGGTCATGCTTATTCATCCTGTGTGGCAGGATCGATTAAACGTGGTAAAACAGCTGATGAAGATGAAGCCTATGGACAAAGCTTATTAAATGATCCGAAAAATGGTGGCGAGCATCAATATGTTGTTGATATGATTGCAGATATTTTCCGTAAAAACTGTTTCAATGTGCAAATACCAAATGGTCCACGCTTACTAAAAATTAGAGATATTCAACATTTATATACACCAGTTGAAGGACAGTTAGATAATGACGCAACTATTTTGCAATTGACGAAGTATTTGCATCCAACTCCTGCTTTAGGTGGTGTGCCGAGACAGGAAGCGTTGGCAGCTATACGTAAATATGAGCCGATGAATCGTGGGCTTTACGCTGCACCAATCGGTTGGATGGATGCAGAGGGGAACGGTGAATTTGCGGTAGCTATTCGTTCCGCAGCATTAATAAATGATAAAGCTTATTTATATGCAGGCGGCGGTATTGTAGCTGATTCAGAACCACAATCGGAATATGACGAAACATTAGTGAAATTCCGTCCGATGCTTCGTGCGTTAGGAGGACAATTACATGAGTGA
- a CDS encoding 1,4-dihydroxy-2-naphthoate polyprenyltransferase, with amino-acid sequence MTKVIEADRGFKVWWHLTRPHTLTASFVPVFLGTAIALAIDKETINFGLFFAMLIASMLIQAATNMFNEYYDYKLGLDNEHSVGIGGTIVRHGVQPKTIMMIALSFYAIAMLLGVYICASTSWWLAAVGLVCMLIGFLYTGGPYPIAYSPFGEIVSGAVMGMGIVLIAFYIQTLTVTLDAILLSVPSMILVGGIMLSNNIRDIVGDTEGGRKTLAILVGRDRAISVLSGFFIVSYLWVLALVAIDGITFWALIIFLSVPKPLRAIQIFRDKKEAKEVMPAMKYTAQTNTIFGFLLGVGLLINYFFY; translated from the coding sequence ATGACCAAAGTCATTGAAGCTGATAGGGGTTTTAAAGTTTGGTGGCATCTAACACGTCCACATACTTTAACCGCTTCATTCGTTCCAGTATTTTTAGGAACTGCGATTGCACTCGCAATTGATAAAGAAACCATTAATTTCGGACTATTTTTTGCTATGCTTATCGCAAGTATGCTTATTCAAGCAGCAACCAATATGTTCAACGAATACTATGATTACAAACTAGGACTTGATAATGAACACTCTGTTGGCATCGGTGGAACGATCGTCCGTCATGGTGTTCAGCCAAAAACGATTATGATGATTGCCTTAAGCTTTTATGCAATAGCAATGCTTCTTGGCGTTTATATTTGTGCCTCAACTTCTTGGTGGCTTGCTGCCGTAGGTCTCGTTTGCATGCTTATTGGTTTTTTATATACTGGGGGACCGTATCCTATTGCCTATTCACCATTTGGAGAAATTGTTTCTGGCGCTGTTATGGGAATGGGTATTGTCTTAATCGCCTTTTATATTCAAACGCTTACAGTAACACTTGATGCGATTTTACTCTCAGTACCAAGTATGATTTTAGTAGGTGGCATCATGCTTTCCAATAATATTCGTGATATCGTTGGCGATACGGAAGGTGGTCGTAAAACACTTGCCATTTTAGTAGGCCGTGACCGTGCTATTTCTGTATTATCTGGCTTTTTCATCGTTTCATACTTATGGGTACTTGCACTAGTAGCGATTGACGGTATTACCTTTTGGGCGCTTATTATTTTCCTAAGTGTACCGAAGCCGCTTCGTGCTATCCAAATTTTCCGCGACAAAAAAGAAGCCAAAGAAGTAATGCCTGCGATGAAGTATACAGCGCAAACAAATACCATTTTTGGCTTCCTTTTAGGAGTCGGTCTACTGATAAATTATTTTTTCTACTGA
- a CDS encoding dipeptidase has protein sequence MEIIDLHCDVLMKLTELEIAKFADDVRLHANKERLQLGQVKAQVFAIFIRPDIPQSLKFLEVMRQIEVFHTHVLQTEGMVHITEWSQLDTLAPHEIGAILSLEGCSPIGEDSAKLSAILDAGVKLVGLTWNEENAVAYGAEQDAKLGLKPFGKEVVNLLNERDIIIDVSHLNEQGFWDVLPLAKHIIASHSNARALCNHPRNLTDAQAKALVEHGGHIHVVYFPDFIGENATLDDLVTHVNHLADLVGVEHIGLGSDYDGIDRTVQGLAHAGEVQNLLEALREHFTDEEVRGIASVNIRQYMKKAATR, from the coding sequence ATGGAAATTATAGATTTACATTGCGATGTACTAATGAAATTAACAGAGCTAGAAATCGCAAAATTTGCAGATGATGTACGTTTGCATGCAAACAAAGAAAGGCTACAATTAGGGCAAGTCAAAGCACAAGTATTTGCTATTTTTATTAGACCTGATATCCCGCAGAGCTTGAAGTTTTTAGAAGTCATGCGTCAAATTGAAGTTTTCCATACGCATGTTTTACAAACGGAAGGTATGGTGCATATTACAGAATGGTCACAACTAGATACATTAGCTCCACACGAAATAGGTGCTATTTTAAGCTTAGAGGGTTGTAGTCCTATCGGTGAGGACTCAGCGAAGCTGTCTGCAATTTTAGATGCAGGCGTGAAGCTTGTAGGACTCACTTGGAATGAGGAAAATGCTGTGGCCTATGGTGCAGAGCAAGATGCCAAACTTGGTTTAAAACCATTTGGAAAAGAAGTTGTGAATTTACTAAATGAGCGGGATATTATTATAGATGTATCGCATTTAAATGAGCAGGGCTTCTGGGATGTCTTGCCATTAGCAAAGCATATTATTGCCAGTCATAGTAATGCGCGTGCACTTTGTAACCATCCACGTAATTTAACAGATGCGCAAGCAAAGGCACTTGTAGAGCATGGTGGCCATATCCATGTAGTGTACTTTCCTGATTTTATCGGCGAAAACGCGACATTAGATGATTTAGTTACACATGTGAATCATCTAGCGGATTTAGTAGGAGTTGAACATATCGGTTTAGGTTCAGACTATGACGGGATTGATCGTACAGTTCAGGGATTAGCACATGCTGGGGAGGTACAAAATTTATTGGAAGCTTTACGAGAACATTTTACAGACGAAGAGGTCCGCGGTATTGCAAGTGTGAATATTCGACAATATATGAAAAAAGCAGCAACCCGTTAA